The following are from one region of the Streptococcus sp. 1643 genome:
- a CDS encoding G5 domain-containing protein — MKKLRKVKKHWVAVSIGIVTSALLVNNVAANEVGGDTSEMLQPTTVTSSTIEKTNEDGNTPNSAENGNNPSSVTEQSTTPSSNVSDSASTVAETPTKPAEPADSKQIGRSGFRSVSASTSAEKNKSQPKDSIPTEPAESIEPALKPEVKADEEAIKAKAIPEIPKENQSKKIQDAITEDVRTVVSKPTVEGIEYDVHYDHKNKWYYVNATDFGLNVADNQDDTLAVNKALKAANEIVMADPDGTQHTGVAVKLSGIVNVARDKGEIDHYKILTYGSGVPMPIQKGRIDGVQNLSHVTKEEYENLRVDSDGLVRYVSSNGENLTGIALPIYRKSESGSFNQIKIGSEHSNVTGLFGDGPGTTVLKTNLVQLGNPWDSNENDTDNRDHAVLLVENQNGFLVKDLSVSIQNLKEAFGEQHDGFYVKGMPYYGKVDGVLINDSDNVTVENVEASGANKAGIRFGSSYNSVSNISLPGWGRPRSVSNLIAGKAPGYTFSSLNLGENNKVLNSNTHNNRVAGVQFSYQTNILIEGTTTSENGHKLNGSTGYGFASEAGSYNNGIVFRNNTSTYNYRKGLDIHDGDRILIENNVSYGDRLLGISVYNRNFKMENVVIRNNVVTQDKTNRLVRDDLKVDGKFTHGHDYLQYEAIHLQTNEKSQDLSADGAVGYFEISNNRIQDLDSSGRTATNQDYNTNAILVRMQEPYLNYVLNIKNNQITGHSANDLIKMINSSNDNIRGTATLSDTSKFANGLGYGSGSINISNNKVELEELYGDPNKDLSAITIAESTSNFNVADKTIRANQDKFRGSVVFQNNDIKVKRTFMSTRPGIIGKQKTMPIISITTNAEGILFKDNNLDFGEITQTLAKNAATQTPLISLNGNNGTLVQPGLGFGINTTRTPSNLPNTLSRTQPLAFIGNDIKISNISYANNVDLPIRVLEANHLVRYTENNTFTSESEITASTTDTKTDPLGNAIYKPATERLTPNKEKNSTQFNMGVSRFSTSSPSLINSSEETVPYETIYVNDKTIAAGTSIEKTPGVAGTKIVNTYATSVDNSAYEKSSGTDILNYGLRYFYATTNIREATDNDRIPGLLRADYTTTDGKIMTATKTYSYTDTKNQTQTTEMAYRYENLPIGLKNDTQYTFTDENVTTAPQNRIVHVGTRTSKAIGAFDQFDVDFETEYVNDDTILVGDSVIKTPGVKGIRTVSYREIRDNDTNDLISREQVSDSITTKPIKQIVLVGTKPLTRTVQRTEKQDIDFDIVKVPSDKLFVGEEEIQTPGVKGTRTIVHEDTIDNRNNTVISSRVISDEQTEPVKQIVLVGTKPLTVTAQRTEKQDIDFDIVKVPSDKLFVGEEEIQTPGVKGTRTIVHEDTIDNRNNTVISSRVISDEQTEPVKQIVLVGTKPLTVTAQRTEKQDIDFDIVKVPSDKLFVGEEEIQTPGVKGTRTIVHEDTIDNRNNTVISSRVISDEQTEPVKQIVLVGTKPLTVTAQRTEKQDIDFDIVKVPSDKLFVGEEEIQTPGVKGTRTIVHEDTIDNRNNTVISSRVISDEQTEPVKQIVLVGTKPLTVTAQRTEKQDIDFDIVKVPSDKLFVGEEEIQTPGVKGTRTIVHEDTIDNRNNTVISSRVISDEQTEPVKQIVLVGTKPLTRTAQRTIELSIPYGIQSIYDDKLPSGTKTIVAPGKAGLRTIIIEEVFDDKGQIISSNILSSTVTITPTDEIVRIGTATTTATTPNNTDQLSQDSQQNHANTEQTTVDNTKVLPNTGTENNHSAAVTGALALFAALGLTLFKRKEEDND, encoded by the coding sequence ATGAAAAAGTTACGTAAAGTAAAGAAGCACTGGGTTGCTGTTTCAATCGGAATTGTTACATCAGCCTTATTAGTCAATAACGTAGCCGCTAATGAAGTTGGGGGAGACACTTCAGAAATGCTACAACCGACTACAGTTACATCTTCAACGATTGAAAAAACCAATGAAGACGGAAATACTCCAAATTCTGCTGAGAATGGTAATAATCCTAGTTCAGTGACTGAACAGTCTACTACTCCTTCTTCCAATGTATCCGATAGTGCTAGCACTGTAGCTGAAACTCCTACGAAGCCAGCAGAGCCAGCAGATAGTAAACAAATAGGACGAAGTGGATTCCGAAGTGTAAGCGCATCCACATCTGCGGAAAAAAATAAAAGTCAGCCAAAAGACTCTATACCGACTGAGCCCGCTGAATCTATCGAACCCGCTCTAAAACCAGAAGTAAAAGCTGACGAGGAAGCAATCAAAGCAAAAGCCATTCCTGAAATACCAAAAGAAAACCAATCAAAGAAAATTCAAGATGCCATCACAGAAGATGTAAGAACCGTTGTTTCAAAACCAACTGTTGAAGGTATTGAGTATGATGTTCACTATGATCATAAAAACAAATGGTACTATGTCAATGCTACTGATTTTGGTTTGAATGTAGCTGATAACCAAGATGATACTCTCGCTGTTAATAAAGCACTAAAAGCAGCAAATGAAATTGTAATGGCTGATCCAGATGGTACACAACATACTGGTGTTGCCGTCAAACTTTCTGGAATTGTCAATGTTGCTCGTGATAAAGGCGAAATTGATCACTATAAAATTTTAACATACGGATCAGGTGTCCCTATGCCTATACAAAAAGGACGAATTGATGGTGTTCAGAATCTTTCGCATGTTACGAAAGAAGAATATGAAAATCTTCGTGTAGACTCGGATGGACTTGTTCGTTATGTTAGTTCTAACGGAGAAAACCTTACAGGAATAGCACTGCCTATCTATCGCAAAAGCGAAAGTGGCTCCTTTAATCAAATTAAAATCGGTTCCGAGCACTCAAATGTAACCGGTCTCTTTGGAGACGGTCCAGGAACAACCGTATTAAAAACAAATTTAGTTCAGCTAGGAAATCCTTGGGATAGCAACGAGAATGATACTGACAATCGCGACCATGCTGTTTTGCTAGTTGAAAATCAAAATGGATTCCTTGTAAAAGATTTATCTGTTTCTATCCAAAACTTAAAAGAAGCTTTTGGAGAACAACATGATGGCTTCTACGTCAAAGGAATGCCCTACTATGGAAAAGTCGATGGCGTCCTTATCAATGATTCTGATAATGTAACTGTTGAGAACGTTGAAGCGAGTGGAGCTAACAAAGCTGGTATCCGCTTCGGGTCGTCATATAACAGTGTCTCAAATATCTCTCTACCTGGTTGGGGCCGTCCTCGCTCTGTGAGTAATTTGATTGCTGGAAAAGCTCCTGGTTATACTTTCAGTAGTCTAAACTTAGGTGAAAACAATAAAGTATTAAACAGTAATACTCACAATAACCGAGTGGCTGGAGTTCAATTCTCTTACCAAACCAATATCCTTATTGAAGGAACAACCACTTCTGAAAATGGACACAAATTAAACGGAAGTACAGGTTATGGTTTCGCTTCAGAGGCTGGATCCTACAATAATGGAATAGTTTTCCGAAACAATACGAGTACCTATAACTATCGTAAAGGTTTGGATATTCACGACGGTGACCGAATTTTAATCGAAAACAACGTTTCATACGGAGATCGCTTGTTAGGTATCTCTGTCTACAACCGAAACTTTAAAATGGAAAATGTTGTCATTCGAAACAACGTTGTCACACAAGATAAAACAAATCGTCTAGTACGAGATGACTTGAAAGTTGACGGAAAATTCACACATGGCCATGATTACCTCCAGTATGAAGCGATTCATTTACAAACGAATGAAAAATCTCAGGACTTGAGTGCAGACGGAGCCGTAGGTTATTTTGAAATTAGTAATAACCGCATTCAAGATTTGGATTCATCAGGTAGAACCGCTACAAACCAAGACTACAATACAAATGCTATCTTGGTTCGTATGCAAGAGCCTTATCTAAACTATGTACTGAATATAAAAAACAATCAAATCACTGGACACTCAGCAAACGATTTGATTAAGATGATTAACTCTTCTAATGACAATATTAGGGGAACCGCTACATTATCTGATACAAGTAAATTTGCAAACGGATTGGGATATGGTTCTGGTTCCATCAACATTAGTAATAATAAAGTCGAGCTTGAAGAACTTTACGGTGATCCAAATAAAGATTTATCTGCTATTACAATCGCTGAATCGACTAGTAATTTTAATGTCGCAGATAAAACAATTCGAGCTAACCAAGATAAGTTCCGTGGGTCTGTTGTTTTCCAAAACAATGACATTAAAGTCAAACGAACCTTCATGAGTACTAGACCTGGCATCATCGGAAAACAAAAAACAATGCCTATCATTTCTATTACAACTAATGCAGAAGGTATTCTTTTTAAAGATAATAATTTAGATTTTGGTGAAATCACGCAAACTTTAGCTAAGAACGCTGCAACGCAAACGCCGTTAATTAGTTTAAATGGAAATAATGGTACTTTGGTGCAACCTGGACTTGGCTTTGGTATTAATACAACTCGAACTCCAAGCAACCTTCCAAATACACTTAGTCGAACTCAACCATTAGCTTTTATTGGAAACGATATTAAAATTTCTAATATTAGTTATGCTAACAATGTTGATTTGCCAATCCGTGTATTAGAAGCCAATCACCTGGTTCGATATACTGAAAACAATACCTTCACTTCCGAATCAGAAATCACAGCTTCTACTACCGATACGAAAACCGATCCACTTGGCAATGCGATCTATAAGCCTGCAACCGAACGCCTTACTCCTAACAAGGAAAAGAATAGCACTCAATTCAATATGGGAGTTAGTCGTTTTTCAACAAGTTCCCCTAGTTTAATCAACAGTTCAGAAGAGACTGTTCCATATGAGACAATCTACGTGAACGATAAAACTATTGCAGCTGGAACTAGCATTGAGAAAACTCCTGGTGTAGCTGGAACGAAAATTGTAAATACCTATGCGACTAGTGTCGATAACTCTGCTTATGAGAAATCAAGTGGAACCGATATCCTAAACTATGGTCTCAGATACTTCTATGCAACAACAAATATTCGAGAAGCTACTGATAATGATCGCATTCCTGGCTTGCTTCGAGCAGACTATACAACCACAGATGGCAAAATTATGACAGCCACTAAAACGTATAGTTACACTGACACTAAAAACCAAACTCAAACAACTGAGATGGCCTATCGCTATGAAAATCTTCCAATTGGTTTGAAGAACGATACGCAATATACATTTACTGATGAAAATGTAACTACGGCACCGCAAAATCGTATTGTCCATGTAGGTACACGAACTTCCAAAGCTATTGGAGCATTTGATCAGTTTGATGTCGATTTCGAAACAGAATATGTAAACGATGATACTATTCTAGTTGGTGATTCTGTCATCAAAACTCCTGGTGTCAAAGGAATCCGTACTGTTTCTTATCGAGAAATCCGTGATAATGATACAAATGATCTAATTTCAAGAGAACAAGTTTCTGATAGTATCACTACTAAACCTATTAAGCAAATCGTACTTGTGGGAACAAAACCACTTACTAGAACTGTTCAAAGAACTGAGAAACAGGATATTGACTTTGATATCGTTAAAGTGCCTTCTGATAAGCTATTTGTTGGGGAAGAAGAGATTCAAACCCCTGGTGTTAAAGGCACTAGAACTATTGTTCACGAAGATACTATTGACAACCGAAACAATACTGTGATCTCGTCTCGCGTCATCTCTGATGAACAAACTGAGCCTGTCAAACAGATCGTACTTGTAGGAACAAAACCACTTACTGTAACTGCTCAAAGAACTGAGAAACAGGATATTGACTTTGATATCGTTAAAGTGCCTTCTGATAAGCTATTTGTTGGGGAAGAAGAGATTCAAACCCCTGGTGTTAAAGGCACTAGAACTATTGTTCACGAAGATACTATTGACAACCGAAACAATACTGTGATCTCGTCTCGCGTCATCTCTGATGAACAAACTGAGCCTGTCAAACAGATCGTACTTGTAGGAACAAAACCACTTACTGTAACTGCTCAAAGAACTGAGAAACAGGATATTGACTTTGATATCGTTAAAGTGCCTTCTGATAAGCTATTTGTTGGGGAAGAAGAGATTCAAACCCCTGGTGTTAAAGGCACTAGAACTATTGTTCACGAAGATACTATTGACAACCGAAACAATACTGTGATCTCGTCTCGCGTCATCTCTGATGAACAAACTGAGCCTGTCAAACAGATCGTACTTGTAGGAACAAAACCACTTACTGTAACTGCTCAAAGAACTGAGAAACAGGATATTGACTTTGATATCGTTAAAGTGCCTTCTGATAAGCTATTTGTTGGGGAAGAAGAGATTCAAACCCCTGGTGTTAAAGGCACTAGAACTATTGTTCACGAAGATACTATTGACAACCGAAACAATACTGTGATCTCGTCTCGTGTTATCTCTGACGAACAAACCGAACCTGTCAAACAGATCGTACTTGTGGGAACAAAACCACTTACTGTAACTGCTCAAAGAACTGAGAAACAGGATATTGACTTTGATATCGTTAAAGTGCCTTCTGATAAGCTATTTGTTGGGGAAGAAGAGATTCAAACCCCTGGTGTTAAAGGCACTAGAACTATTGTTCACGAAGATACTATTGACAACCGAAACAATACTGTGATCTCGTCTCGTGTTATCTCTGATGAACAAACTGAACCTGTTAAACAGATCGTACTTGTGGGAACAAAACCACTTACTAGAACAGCTCAGCGAACTATTGAACTTTCTATTCCTTATGGTATTCAATCCATTTATGATGATAAATTGCCTAGTGGAACAAAAACGATTGTGGCCCCAGGTAAAGCTGGCCTTCGTACAATCATTATCGAAGAAGTTTTTGATGATAAAGGACAGATTATTTCTAGCAACATTCTCTCTTCTACAGTTACAATTACACCTACTGATGAAATTGTAAGAATAGGAACAGCTACTACTACTGCAACCACTCCAAATAATACTGACCAATTAAGTCAAGATAGTCAACAAAACCATGCAAATACTGAGCAAACTACTGTTGATAATACCAAAGTATTACCAAATACAGGAACAGAAAACAATCACTCTGCAGCAGTGACTGGTGCTCTAGCTCTATTTGCAGCCCTAGGTCTTACACTATTCAAACGTAAAGAAGAAGATAACGACTAA
- a CDS encoding Spy0128 family protein, with translation MAKSKMLKLLSKLSAAALSVLTLTSVSTNTVKADDPTPKELTQVITGVELLDASDTKQNVTSEGDYAVRTGNAYKLRVTFDLKQYNENLNNGDYFTFDIPAPMTVYNGTQQLVDPATQVTIGEAVVTSSGNGQGGKAKITLKNLDKYLAATGGDKVKDVSGNFAASFRFLTDQTKTPISFNSSSMKQEVTHTYTSKTITGPKVGTENYAKAGGQASRESWNSPKLAAIGSVSSGNEQSNWRVRVNTEKQDFGQNIVLHDTIPNDDTSYTPAQYIPESLKIYKADITGGTSAVPDGAQLMVEGTDYTVAWNSNYTSFDVTIKDGTTSYFVTYSTTTPNDGTKVANIVALSLADGTKLAQNTSRPGALSMKAEATSLISGTIVASTAYQIKINKTDAFTLTPVQGAVYTVTAADDASETTEVTTNEKGVGLTKTYDQKWEGKTFKIKEKTAPSGYKLDEKEYTVKLGAAGSTINLKDEPVPAVFNVTAKKVVEGRTDKLPKADEFTFNLYTAENLKTPVATAKSKADGTITFENIEVKGAGTYRYVIKEDTSAAASGITFDEEGKEVTVTAAFQGGVLTASVTSAEPTFTNTYKAASTDATIKATKKITGKELVADAYTFELKEKDTDKVVATAKNAASGEVVFNVNYTEAGEHTYTITEKAGTESGVTYSTESYTVKVNVVDNGQGQLVATVDEAERVFTNTYKAASTDATIKATKKITGKELVADAYTFELKEKDTDKVVATAKNTASGEVVFNVNYTEAGEHTYTITEKAGTESGVTYSTESYTVKVNVVDNGQGQLVATVDEAERVFTNTYKAASTDATIKATKKITGKELVADAYTFELKEKDTDKVVATAKNTASGEVVFNVNYTEAGEHTYTITEKAGTESGVTYSTESYTVKVNVVDNGQGQLVATVDEAERVFTNTYKAASTDATIKATKKITGKELVADAYTFELKEKDTDKVVATAKNAASGEVVFNVNYTEAGEHTYTITEKAGTESGVTYSTESYTVKVNVVDNGQGQLVATVENPDAERVFTNTYKAASTDATIKATKKITGKELVADAYTFELKEKDTDKVVATAKNAASGEVVFNVNYTEAGEHTYTITEKAGTESGVTYSTESYTVKVTVADNGQGQLVATVKDADAERVFTNIYTAPVPPAPTATSETLEFTKELTGRALVDGEFQFELYEDTNKLDTKTNQAGKVTFNVINYDAEGVHTYTVKEVNAGAAGITYDTEKTAVVTVTKDAATNALKATVEYPAGSVFKNVYTPDPAPTPDPKPTPDPAPTPDPKPTPDPAPTPDPAPTPDPAPTPDPAPTPDPAPTPDPAPTPDPAPTPDPAPTPDPAPTPDPAPTPDPAPTPDPAPTPDPAPTPDPAPTPDPQPTPPVTEEKGQAELPNTGEATSILSAIGFVVLALSGLVFFVKRKA, from the coding sequence ATGGCAAAAAGCAAAATGCTGAAATTGCTTTCAAAACTTTCAGCTGCAGCTCTTTCTGTCTTGACACTTACATCTGTTTCGACAAATACTGTTAAAGCTGATGACCCGACGCCAAAGGAATTAACGCAAGTTATTACAGGTGTTGAGTTGTTGGATGCTTCAGATACGAAACAGAATGTAACTTCTGAGGGAGATTATGCAGTTCGTACAGGGAATGCCTACAAGCTTCGTGTAACGTTTGATCTCAAACAATACAATGAAAACTTGAACAATGGTGATTATTTCACTTTCGACATTCCTGCACCAATGACAGTCTACAACGGCACTCAACAGTTGGTTGACCCAGCTACGCAAGTAACGATTGGGGAAGCAGTTGTAACATCGAGTGGTAATGGCCAAGGTGGTAAAGCAAAAATTACCTTGAAAAACTTGGACAAGTACCTAGCTGCAACTGGTGGAGATAAAGTTAAGGATGTATCTGGTAACTTTGCGGCATCATTCCGCTTCCTAACAGACCAGACTAAGACACCAATTAGCTTTAATTCTTCTTCTATGAAGCAAGAGGTAACTCATACCTATACGTCTAAGACAATCACGGGTCCTAAAGTTGGTACTGAGAACTATGCGAAAGCTGGTGGACAAGCTTCCCGTGAAAGCTGGAACTCTCCAAAACTAGCAGCTATCGGTTCAGTAAGCTCAGGTAACGAGCAATCAAACTGGCGTGTACGTGTGAACACAGAAAAACAAGATTTTGGACAAAACATTGTGCTTCATGACACAATTCCAAATGATGACACATCCTACACACCAGCTCAATACATTCCAGAAAGCTTGAAGATTTACAAGGCTGATATTACAGGCGGTACTTCTGCTGTTCCTGATGGGGCACAATTGATGGTTGAAGGTACTGACTATACAGTTGCTTGGAACTCAAACTATACATCATTTGATGTTACAATCAAAGATGGAACGACTTCTTACTTCGTTACATATAGTACTACCACTCCAAATGATGGTACGAAAGTAGCAAATATCGTAGCTTTGTCTCTTGCAGACGGAACAAAACTTGCACAAAATACAAGTCGCCCAGGTGCGCTTAGCATGAAAGCGGAAGCAACATCTTTGATTTCTGGTACAATTGTAGCATCTACAGCCTACCAAATTAAGATTAATAAGACAGACGCGTTCACTCTTACACCTGTTCAAGGAGCAGTTTATACTGTGACAGCAGCAGATGATGCAAGTGAAACAACAGAAGTGACTACGAATGAAAAAGGAGTAGGGCTTACTAAAACTTATGATCAGAAATGGGAAGGTAAAACGTTCAAGATCAAAGAGAAGACTGCTCCATCAGGCTATAAGCTAGATGAAAAAGAGTACACAGTCAAACTCGGAGCAGCAGGTTCTACGATCAACCTTAAGGACGAACCTGTTCCAGCTGTGTTCAATGTAACAGCTAAGAAAGTGGTAGAAGGTCGTACAGATAAACTTCCAAAAGCGGATGAGTTTACCTTTAACCTATATACAGCAGAGAACTTGAAGACTCCAGTAGCCACAGCGAAATCAAAAGCTGATGGAACGATTACCTTCGAGAACATTGAAGTAAAAGGTGCGGGAACTTACCGCTACGTCATCAAAGAAGATACTTCAGCAGCAGCTTCTGGTATTACATTTGATGAAGAAGGTAAGGAAGTTACTGTAACAGCAGCATTCCAAGGTGGAGTATTGACAGCTTCTGTCACTTCAGCAGAACCAACTTTCACCAACACTTATAAAGCCGCTTCAACAGATGCGACAATCAAAGCAACTAAGAAGATTACAGGTAAAGAACTTGTAGCTGATGCTTATACTTTCGAATTGAAAGAAAAAGATACAGATAAAGTTGTAGCTACTGCTAAGAACGCTGCTTCAGGCGAAGTTGTCTTCAACGTCAACTACACAGAAGCAGGCGAGCACACTTACACTATCACTGAAAAAGCAGGAACAGAGTCAGGTGTGACTTACTCAACTGAATCTTACACAGTTAAAGTGAATGTAGTAGATAACGGTCAAGGTCAATTGGTTGCGACTGTAGATGAAGCAGAACGTGTCTTCACTAACACTTATAAAGCCGCTTCAACAGATGCGACAATCAAAGCAACTAAGAAGATTACAGGTAAAGAACTTGTAGCTGATGCTTATACTTTCGAATTGAAAGAAAAAGATACAGATAAAGTTGTAGCTACTGCTAAGAACACTGCTTCAGGCGAAGTTGTCTTCAACGTCAACTACACAGAAGCAGGCGAGCACACTTACACTATCACTGAAAAAGCAGGAACAGAGTCAGGTGTGACTTACTCAACTGAATCTTACACAGTTAAAGTGAATGTAGTAGATAACGGTCAAGGTCAATTGGTTGCGACTGTAGATGAAGCAGAACGTGTCTTCACTAACACTTATAAAGCCGCTTCAACAGATGCGACAATCAAAGCAACTAAGAAGATTACAGGTAAAGAACTTGTAGCTGATGCTTATACTTTCGAATTGAAAGAAAAAGATACAGATAAGGTTGTAGCTACTGCTAAGAACACTGCTTCAGGCGAAGTTGTCTTCAACGTCAACTACACAGAAGCAGGCGAGCACACTTACACTATCACTGAAAAAGCAGGAACAGAGTCAGGTGTGACTTACTCAACTGAATCTTACACAGTTAAAGTGAATGTAGTAGATAACGGTCAAGGTCAATTGGTTGCGACTGTAGATGAAGCAGAACGTGTCTTCACTAACACTTATAAAGCCGCTTCAACAGATGCGACAATCAAAGCAACTAAGAAGATTACAGGTAAAGAACTTGTAGCTGATGCTTATACTTTCGAATTGAAAGAAAAAGATACAGATAAGGTTGTAGCTACTGCTAAGAACGCTGCTTCAGGCGAAGTTGTCTTCAACGTCAACTACACAGAAGCAGGCGAGCACACTTACACTATCACTGAAAAAGCAGGAACAGAGTCAGGTGTGACTTACTCAACTGAATCTTACACAGTTAAAGTGAATGTAGTAGATAACGGTCAAGGTCAATTGGTTGCGACTGTAGAAAATCCGGATGCAGAACGTGTCTTCACTAACACTTATAAAGCCGCTTCAACAGATGCGACAATCAAAGCAACTAAGAAGATTACAGGTAAAGAACTTGTAGCTGATGCTTATACTTTCGAATTGAAAGAAAAAGATACAGATAAAGTTGTAGCTACTGCTAAGAACGCTGCTTCAGGCGAAGTTGTCTTCAACGTCAACTACACAGAAGCAGGCGAGCACACTTACACTATCACTGAAAAAGCAGGAACAGAGTCAGGTGTGACTTACTCAACTGAATCTTACACAGTTAAAGTAACTGTAGCAGATAACGGTCAAGGTCAATTGGTTGCGACTGTAAAAGATGCGGATGCAGAACGTGTCTTCACAAATATTTATACAGCACCAGTTCCACCGGCTCCAACAGCTACATCAGAAACACTTGAGTTTACGAAAGAATTGACTGGTCGTGCTTTGGTTGATGGTGAATTCCAATTTGAATTGTATGAAGATACAAACAAACTGGATACAAAAACAAACCAAGCTGGAAAAGTAACGTTTAATGTAATCAACTATGATGCAGAAGGTGTTCATACTTATACTGTAAAAGAAGTGAATGCCGGAGCAGCTGGTATTACTTACGATACAGAAAAGACTGCAGTGGTAACAGTAACCAAAGATGCAGCAACAAATGCCTTGAAGGCAACTGTTGAATATCCAGCAGGTAGTGTCTTTAAGAACGTCTACACGCCAGATCCAGCGCCAACGCCAGATCCAAAACCAACGCCAGATCCAGCGCCAACGCCAGATCCAAAACCAACGCCAGATCCAGCGCCAACGCCAGATCCAGCACCAACGCCAGATCCAGCGCCAACGCCAGATCCAGCGCCAACGCCAGATCCAGCGCCAACGCCAGATCCAGCACCAACGCCAGATCCAGCACCAACGCCAGATCCAGCGCCAACGCCAGATCCAGCACCAACGCCAGATCCAGCGCCAACGCCAGATCCAGCACCAACGCCAGATCCAGCACCAACGCCAGATCCAGCACCAACGCCAGATCCAGCGCCAACGCCAGATCCACAACCAACACCTCCAGTAACTGAGGAAAAAGGTCAAGCTGAACTTCCAAACACAGGTGAAGCAACCTCTATCCTTTCTGCAATTGGATTTGTAGTATTGGCATTGAGCGGATTGGTATTCTTCGTAAAACGTAAAGCTTAG